In Halobacterium noricense, the genomic stretch CGCGACCCACAGTGCTCGCTGTGCTCACGCCTCGCTACGCTCACCGTTCGCGTGGTTCGAGGGCGCTTCGCGCCCTCGCAGCTCACGGCTCACTGTGTTCGCCGTTCGTCGTTCCGTGCTCTCCCGTCTGGTCGCGCACGCGCTCAGCGCTCGCTTATTCCGAGGAGGTTTCACCTCCTCGCAACCGTCGGCCTTTTTTCTGCGTCGCACCGAGTAGCGGTATGCTCGTCGAGGAAGGCGGCGTGACCGTCGAAGTACCCGGGGAGGCCGGCGGCGGCGAGGGTGTCGGCGAAGGCGTGTTCTTCAACCCCACGCAGGAACTCAACCGGGACCTGACGGTCGCGGCGCTGTCGGCGTACCGCGAGCGCGAGCCGCGCGCGGGGACGTACCTCGACGCGATGGCCGCCAGCGGCATCCGCGGCGTGCGCGCGGCCAACAACGACTGGAAAACGACGCTCGCGGACCTCGACCCCGATTCGGTCGAACTCTCGCGGGCGAACCTCGCGCGCAACGACCTCGACGGCGAGGTCGTCCAGCGCAACGTCAACAGCCTCCTCCACGAGGACGGCCAGTTCTTCGACGTCGTCGACCTCGACCCGTTCGGGACGCCGATTCCGTTCGCGGACGCGGCGTTCGCGAACGCCCGCAACCTCGTCTGCGTCACCGCGACCGACACCGCGCCGCTGTGTGGTGCGCACTTCGAATCCGGCGTCCGGAAGTACTCCGCAGTCCCCCGGAACACTGAGTACCACGCCGAGATGGGGCTGCGCGTGCTGCTGTCCGCGCTCGCCCGCACCGCCGCGCGCTACGACGTCGGCGTCACGCCCATCTTCAGCCACGTCAGCGACCACTACGTCCGTACGTACCTCGACCTCTCACACACCGCGACCGAGGCCAACGAAGCCATCGACGAACTCGGCTACGTCTACCACTGCCAGGAATGCCTCCACCGCGAGTACGAGTACGGCCTGATTGCGGACTCGCCGGAGACGTGTCCGCGCTGCGGCGGCCGGCAGGTGCTGCCTGCAGGCCCGCTGTGGCTCGGCCCCGCCCACGACAGAGAGTTCGTCGCGGGGGTCCGCGAGCACGTCACCGACTACATGGGTACCGCCAAGCGCGCGCGCAAACTACTCGATACCATCGCGGGCGAGCTCCACGAACCCACGCACTTCGACCAACACCGCCTCTACAAGCAGTGGTCCGAGCCCGCCGTGGGCATGGACGAGTTCCTCGACGAACTCCGCGAGGCGGGGCTGGCGGCCTCGCGCACGCAGTACGGCGGCACGACGTTCAAGACCGACGGCACGCTCGCCGACGTCGAGGCCGCGGTCCGCGAGTAGCCGGCGCGCAGTAGCCCGATTTATGACCCACCACGTCGAAGCCCGTGACGTGACACGAATCGGGTCCGCCGTCGGGGTCGCGCGGCGCGTGGTCGGGACGGCCCAGGACGAGCAAGTGACGTTCCTCTCCGCGGCTGTCGCCTACTACGCGTTCGTTTCGCTGATTCCGCTGCTGGTGTTGGCGGTCGCGGTCGGGACCGCGCTCGGCGGCGTCGAACTCGTCGACGGCGTCGTCGGCGCGCTCGACCA encodes the following:
- a CDS encoding tRNA (guanine(26)-N(2))-dimethyltransferase, translating into MLVEEGGVTVEVPGEAGGGEGVGEGVFFNPTQELNRDLTVAALSAYREREPRAGTYLDAMAASGIRGVRAANNDWKTTLADLDPDSVELSRANLARNDLDGEVVQRNVNSLLHEDGQFFDVVDLDPFGTPIPFADAAFANARNLVCVTATDTAPLCGAHFESGVRKYSAVPRNTEYHAEMGLRVLLSALARTAARYDVGVTPIFSHVSDHYVRTYLDLSHTATEANEAIDELGYVYHCQECLHREYEYGLIADSPETCPRCGGRQVLPAGPLWLGPAHDREFVAGVREHVTDYMGTAKRARKLLDTIAGELHEPTHFDQHRLYKQWSEPAVGMDEFLDELREAGLAASRTQYGGTTFKTDGTLADVEAAVRE